In Subdoligranulum variabile, the genomic stretch TTGGTCCCGCCGTGGACCATTGTCTGGACGTGACCCTCTCGATGATGAAAGACCTGGGCTTCCGCACCTTCAAGGCCCCCGACGGCATGTACGGCTATGCCGAGACCGGTGAGGGCGAACTGTTCGGTGTGCTGTGCCATCTGGATGTGGTGCAGGCCCGCCGGGAGGACGGCTGGGACCATGACCCCTTCCGGCCCATGGTGCAGGGGGACTGGCTCTGCGGCCGGGGCACCCAGGACGACAAGGGGCCTACGGTGGCCGCCGTCTATGCCCTGAAATCCCTGCTGGATGAGGGACACGCACTGAACAAGCGGGTGCGGTTCATCTTCGGCATCGACGAGGAGACGATGTGGGATTCCATCCATGCCTACTGTGACCGGGAGGAGCGGCCGGCCAGCGGTTTTGTGCCGGATTCCACCTTCCCGCTGACCTACGCCGAAAAAGGTCTTCTGCAGCTGAAGCTGCGCTCCCCGAAGCCCTTTGCCCTGGCCTGCTCCGGCGGCGACAGCATGAACGCCGTATCTTCCCACGCCGAATGCCCGCGGGACGCCGCCGTGGAGCGGGCGCTGCGGGAACTGGAGCTGCCCTTCCATTTCACCGACGACCAGGTCTGCGCCGAGGGTCTGACCGCCCACGCCAAGAATCCCTGGAAAGGGGTCAGCGCCAACCTGAACCTGCTGCGGGCGCTGCGCAAGGCCGGGTACGAGCACGACGCCATCGCCTTTGCCTGCGATGTGCTGGACGGCAAGTTCCGGTTTGAGGGCTTTACCGACGAGGATCTGTCGGACTTTTCCGGGCCGGTGACCGTCAATCTGGGCCAGTTCACCCTGGACGAACAGGGCGCTGTGCTGGGACTGGATCTCCGCCTGCCGGTGACCATGGAGAAGGAGGACCTGATGGCCATTGTCCGCAGCAAGGCCGACGCCTACCACCTGACGGTGGAGGAGTTCGACTGGCTGCGGCCCATCCACGTGGCCCAGGACGGACCTCTGGTGACGAAGCTGCTCCAGGCGTACCGGGAGGTGACCGGCGACGCCAAGACCGAGCCCTATATCTCCGCCGGTGCCACCTTTGCCCGGGCCTTCGACAACTGCGTGGCCTTCGGCGCCAACATGCCCCACAGCCCCACCACCGAGCACCAGCCCAACGAGCGGATCTCTCTCATCAAGCTGATGCAGGCCGCCGAGGTCTACCGCCGCGCCTTCTCCTATCTGGTGGTGGTCGACTGACTCTTTTGGGAATACAGCAATGCCCCCGGACCGCTGCGGCCCGGGGGCTTTTTCTATCCTGCCAAGAACAATCAGAACAGTTTGCGGCCCGCGGCGTACTTGGCGCAGGGGCGACCGTCCGACAGGTAGACGGTCCGCTCCACCCGCTCGGCCAGGGTGCAGGAACGGGTGGTGGGCAAATTGCTGTCGTCCAGGACTACGGCGTCGAATTTGTAGCCTGGCTCAAAACTGCCCACCTTGCCGAAGAAGGCACCGCCGCCCTTGGTGGCCATATAGAGGGCCTCGGGCATCGTCAGGGCGGGGGTTTCCTGATCCACCAGCCGCCAACGCAGCTTGGAACACTGGATAGCGTCTGTCATGGCCCGGAAAATCGACAGATGCGCGCCGCCGGCCACGTCGCTGCCCAGGCCTACCTTCTGCCCTTCCCGCAGATACTGCTTGATGGGGGCGATGCCGGAGGAAACATTCATGTTGGACTGGGGGCAATGGGCGATGAAGACACCCTTTTCCTTCATCAGGGCGCGCTCCTCCTCCCCACTCCAGACGCAGTGGGCCATGATCGTGGGGCAGTCCCCGCCGAACAGGCCCGCCCGGGCGTAGGATTCGGCGTAGAACCGGGTACCGGGGCAGAGTTCCTGCACCCAGGCGATCTCGGAGAGATTTTCCGACAGATGGGACTGCATGGGCGTGCCGAATTCCCGGTGCAGCTGTCCCAGACCGTTCATCAGCGCGTCGGTGCAGCTGGGGGTGAACCGCGGCGTCAGGATCGGCCGGACACAGGTGAACTCCCCGCTCTTCTCCAGCCAGCGGCGGGTCTCCGCCAGGGACTCCCCGGTGGTTTCCCGCAGGTAGTCGGGGCTGTTGCGGTCCATATTGACCTTGCCCACATAGCAGGGCAGTCCGGCCTTGTCCAGCATCTCCATGAGCTT encodes the following:
- a CDS encoding Sapep family Mn(2+)-dependent dipeptidase encodes the protein MMMNNYRAEMIAAISRLVEIPSVFSESTEYPFGPAVDHCLDVTLSMMKDLGFRTFKAPDGMYGYAETGEGELFGVLCHLDVVQARREDGWDHDPFRPMVQGDWLCGRGTQDDKGPTVAAVYALKSLLDEGHALNKRVRFIFGIDEETMWDSIHAYCDREERPASGFVPDSTFPLTYAEKGLLQLKLRSPKPFALACSGGDSMNAVSSHAECPRDAAVERALRELELPFHFTDDQVCAEGLTAHAKNPWKGVSANLNLLRALRKAGYEHDAIAFACDVLDGKFRFEGFTDEDLSDFSGPVTVNLGQFTLDEQGAVLGLDLRLPVTMEKEDLMAIVRSKADAYHLTVEEFDWLRPIHVAQDGPLVTKLLQAYREVTGDAKTEPYISAGATFARAFDNCVAFGANMPHSPTTEHQPNERISLIKLMQAAEVYRRAFSYLVVVD
- a CDS encoding amidohydrolase family protein, which codes for MQTTFAIKGNLVHTPQCGKLELHPQAYLVCENGTVAGIFETLPEGYQSIPVEDYGDKLILPGLVDLHVHAGQYAYRGLGMDMELLDWLEQNAFPEESRFAEEAYAEAAYRIFVDGLLHTTTTRASIFATLHRPATLKLMEMLDKAGLPCYVGKVNMDRNSPDYLRETTGESLAETRRWLEKSGEFTCVRPILTPRFTPSCTDALMNGLGQLHREFGTPMQSHLSENLSEIAWVQELCPGTRFYAESYARAGLFGGDCPTIMAHCVWSGEEERALMKEKGVFIAHCPQSNMNVSSGIAPIKQYLREGQKVGLGSDVAGGAHLSIFRAMTDAIQCSKLRWRLVDQETPALTMPEALYMATKGGGAFFGKVGSFEPGYKFDAVVLDDSNLPTTRSCTLAERVERTVYLSDGRPCAKYAAGRKLF